The segment TTTGCTTTAGATATGCAAGTGACATCTTCCCTGGCCGAATTAAATTACAACATAGGCATTACTGTTACATGAGATAACTCCTAACCTGTTCCTTAAATTCTGTGGTCAAAGGCTCCTTAAAGTAGATAATCCATGCATCAACATAGTGCCTTATCTACAGATATTTCCAAAATTCCCTTCTCTGAAGTTTAAACTGGATCTGCAGTCATTGGAATTTCTCTCAGGCAGATCTTAATATACTGTGCATCTTTTATGTTTTCTATTCTGACTAGTAAGAGACTAGCCCATTAATGCAGAAGGTTGAGTTCAACCAACTAGGCGCTTAGCTGCCAGATAACAGGCTGTTCTTTCATAATTTATGTTTGTTCTCCAACACTTGATTGTTATAAGGTTTCTCAAGTAAATAAATAGCTCACGGGTGAACCTGGAAGAGTTGGGAAGCTCATTGGTTGTTTATCCAAACTAGCCAAATCTCTTTGATAAGCAAAACTGGTATGAAGATAGCATGAAAATATGCTGGCTCATGAGATTTCCAATAATACAGTCttattcagcctggaaatactcTGATAACAGGTGTCCTTGTATTTCAGAACTTTATGTCCACTCAAAATGAAAAAGTGCAAAGAGATACGACAATGAAAAACACAAGGGAAGGTGGAACAAGTgaggaagtgaaaaaaaaaaatccaaactttttCTACCTCTAAAATAATATTTGAGTcaattcttattttatctgaaccagTTCATTCAACTACATAGCAGAAGTCAGTCACACAGATAATTTTTGGACCTAGCTATGCATTATGGTCTCTTTAGTGAATAAGATGCATTAGAGTAAGTGTTTCATGAAATAATTTTTACtccttttttccaaaacaaagaaaagtcaATACAAAAAACTATGTTTAAATCATAGTTGTAGATAGTGACAAAAAAACAAGTAATTCAATATTAAGCCTTAATCTCTGTCCTTAACATGCGCAGCCAAGTGCCCTCCTTCTCCCTTGCTGTTCATTTGTGCCAAAACCTCATAGTAGTGAATGAGTACAGTTTATTTGTACTAAATTCTCTAGACAATAAAGGAAAAGAGATTTCAGCTGAAAGGGATGCCAACAAACTGAAAATctcatttctgtctgaaaattttgtACCCACTATAATTATGTTACTACCTGAGACTATTATTGCTGAAAACAGCTAGCAGAAAAAAGTATCTTCACTTTACCTTGTGCATTTTACAAAGCTTTTTGAACTTTCACTGTTCCTCTGCACAGTCATTTacgccttgatcctgcaaaaacttaagcacatgctaaattttaagcatgagtagtcctGCTGAGTTCAATTTCAGTTTCTTCCTGGCCAAAAGTATTCTCATAAATACCATGAGGGGGAATAGAAAAACATCCTTATATAGATgcgtaaagatttttttttttaacttagggCATGGGATGCTCTATcataaaatggaattttttgaAATTAACCTTAAAAAATATTCAAGTTGACACATGttccttaaaaaaacccaactgccAATATGTAAGGTGTGTGGAATGTTTATTATAAAACACACCTAATAGATAATATACACATTTAGTTGACCTAATGTAGACCAAACTTCTGACATTCTTTTCAAAGTACAGTgctatttaaaatcaatttgCAGGAAAATCCTTTTGAAAAGCTCCAGGCAATTTCAAGTGTAAGCTGGGatagaaatataaaatgaatTGACATTAaagtaatgaaaaaaaatctcaccagGCTCTACAAATCCAGCAAGGCAGGTAAACATGCCAGGAGGAAACCTCTTCTGCCTGCCTAAAAGGCACTGGTTCCCATCTGGATGAACGACTTGCATTATCACTGCAGGATCTGGAATGCACAtgaaagaaatatatttaaacttttttgGGGCTCAAAATATAGTAACAAATTGCAGGCATGTATAATCCTTTGTTCAATATTCATGGTGTAAATACAGATTTAGTTTATTTAAGAGCTTGAAATTCCAATTCCGTAGATGCCTCAATGCAGGTATTATCAAGATGTGTTTTTTAACGAGATCTCTATTCACCTATTTTTGTAATACACATGCCTAATAGGTGTACTTATCTAGCCCAGGCTTGAGAGCCAGGATATAAATTACCTGCAACTGCATGCAATTTCTTGAAATACCCACAGCTTTAACCTAGTTACACATCCAACAGAAAGCAACAATTTCAGCAGCAAGGATGATAAGCCATCACCTCTTCCTCAGTCACAGATCTGTGGGATGTATTTCCAAATGAAAAGTACTAtaaaagagctagatattattattataatgatCTAAATGTTGtcatgtttttttcatttttacccttttatttccttctcttggtttctagttctcattttctcCTTTGGATTTTATCcatttccctctcctcttcctttttgtgtctttttccttcttttaattttctgttttattttctccacTTTCCATCAGTCATATTTACATTGAGCCTCTCCCCTTTTTCTATACCAGTCTTCAGTCATCTCTTTCCCTTCTTGGTTGCCTCTCCCTGATTTAACCATCCTAAAATCTATGTTTTCTTTTtgccttccctttctctctctctgccttggtaTTCATCCTACTTGCTTTATCTTCCCTGCCTCACTGATCCTCCTTCTTGTATTTTCCCCTCTGTTAGAATGACTGATTTATCAACCTCATTAGGCAAATGCTTCTCAAAGATTGGTGCCTTATTCAAAAAGTACCTGCCATGGAGCACATGGCAGAATTTCAAGTCTTGTTGGCTGCCAGCTTTATTAGAAAAAGGTATCACCATCAAATGCTGGCTCAGCAATCTTTCATTTTAtcttactccttttcttagtgtgTTGTGTTgtagactgtaaagaaaaaaTTACTAATGATTTTAGTAAGTTGCACAGTCCACAGAGGACAAGAGACGAGTGGAGCAGGTAGGAGTAACAAAAAGGTGAAGCAACAGACAAAAAGCAAGAGAGAAGGGCCAGACATACAACATACTATGATTGGGAGGGACATACTACAGagtgaggggaaaggaaaagaggTCAAAGGGTGAAGATACAAGAAAAAAGATGGGGAGACAATGGAATGAGAGGAAAGATGCAGTAACTCAAGCTTTTGAAAGGctaaggagaggaaggatggtccagtgattaagACAGGAACTTAGGAGACTacagttcaagtccctgctctaccacagacttcttgtgtgattttgggcaagtcactttgcttcaATGTGCCTTAGTTCTCTACCAGCAAAACAGGGATAACAGTACTTCCTTCCTttaagggtgttgtgaggatttaAAAACTCTGAGGTGCTTAGATTCTAAGGTAATGAGGGCCTTTTAACTAacttaaatggatttaaaaaaagcataGATTTCAAGAAAATAAATGTGGAAAATATATTATCCATATGGTAAAGGGccaagggggaaagagagagactaaGAAGGAAAGACAGGAAAAATATGATGACAAGGCATAGGTAGAAAAGCTGTTTACTTGTTTAATTTATTCATGTTACTTCAAATGTTTTATATTTCCCTGGCAGAGAGTCCAGAACTCTGTAACTGGAGAGAAAGGATAGAATTCTCTCATTTGTTACCTATGGGCACATATCTTTTTACATGACAAGGGTTCAGGAGCAAGCAATTTCCCCCCTGAATTTTACCTGTTTGTTACAAAAGCTTGCtacttaaaatagtttttttagtCTTTGAAGTAAGTATCCTCTCTATTGCACAGCTGTCCCTATTCTAGTTCACAGTACAGATCTAAATatcttttttcaattaaatgaaataaCTACCTTTTGTACAATATGTACGACATTCAGAATGCCAAGCAAAACAATTCTATAAATTAACCTTTACAGTAAAAAGACGCTAGATTATGGATTTTGGCACAAGCTTAAGACAACAAATTCTCAAACAACTTTCCAAGTGCAGATGTTACATGGATAACAAAAGAAAAGATTCTAGTTCTATGAGATCTCTTGCCAGGGTCACCATTTATCATGGATTTTCTAGAACTGTTGCAGTTCTTCTGGGGCAAGCCTTTACACACTAATTGCAGAATCATTTTACTGtcttaaaaattatttaagaCTGTAAGATGTAAGCACATTGTGATGCCACActgtaatattttctgtattagaGTAGCACTTAGAGGCTGAGGCCTTTTGTATGAGGCACTGAACAAGTATATAATacaaagacagcccctgccttgaagggtttacaatctaagtaccaGACCAcagacaacagatggataaaaCAAACAGATGGCACAAGGAAATAATAGCATGAAACAAAAGCATTAAAAAGAGTGTTGGCAGCAATAACAGTCGCCTAAGCACTGTAGAActttttttgtaaacaaaatggcagatgaattttTAGAAAGATCTGAAGAAGGATGATGAGGTGGCTTTGTGGATATCTATGGCAAGCCTTTCTTATGATGAAAGAcagcatgagagaaagcatgaaggtgcttgctggaaaatttaaaaaaatgggacAACCAAAACTGGCATCTTTTGCAGAATGAAGGCTTGAATCAATGTCCCTATATCATCTAACAGAAGACAGGTTGGGCAGGGTTAGGTCATGAAGGCCCTTAAAAGTAAAGACAACTAGATTATGACTGATGCAGTGGAgaaaggggagccagtggaggaacACAGAGAGATGCGTGACGGTGGTCAAAACAATGTCCCAGAAAAATGATTGTTGCACCATCATTTGGATTGGACGTAAGTGGGGATAGATAGGATTTGTCAAAGCCAGAGGGAAGGAGGATGCAATAATCAAGACCTGGGATGATGAGGGCTTGGATGCTTGTGAATGAAGAGGAGAATGTTAATAATGTTATGTTAATAATTTGCTTACATTGTTGTAACATAGGAtttctagtgccctgcattgaaACACAAGAGGCTGAAGTtgaattaaaacttttttttttgtcatgcACAACTCAAAGGTAGAGAAGCTTGGACTACTTTATCTTGAATAAAACTGACAGAGTGAGGTCTGGCGAGATAGTTAAAAAAAAGAGTTGGAGGGACTGAGTGAAGAGGATTGGAGAATTAAAAGGGATTAAGATACATGAATACAGTGAAGTAAGTGGTGAATAATAATATAATGTGAATAAGATAACGgagcaaacaaaaatcaaataatcaatttgtaagcacctagaagataatcaGCTAAGTAACAGGCAacacggatttgtcaagaacaaatcacgttaaaccaacctaacatttttctttgacagggtaacaagcctcgtggatgggggggggggggtagcaatagatgtgatatatcttgactttagtaaggcttttgatacctTTCTGATGCTGCATGATTGAATATGACCATATATACCACTGTTACgcatttgcaacaaatcttgtacaaagtatatcatttaaggtgtcaatgcagaagttatgatttgctaaataagattatcctgtttaaatccatgtgaagttatgaatattggctatgtatctctatctcaaatgtgtttgctcctggtgTAACAACAACAAGGTAGCTTACATTCACTCTCGCCAGCCCATTGTGAGTGGACTAGTCAAGCTTGATGGCCCATAAAGGACACTTCACTCTAACAGTGGGCCACAGAAGAAACTCATTGCGCACAATAAGCCTTCCTGAGGATACCTCAGCAAGTATATGGGTAATGGCTACCCATGTGAGTCATCAAAGCAGGTAAGGatatgtgatatgctcatgtgactcTGGATTCCATTCTGAGCCAGTAACTTTCCAGGCATATGGCAAAGAATGTAAAATACCCCTGAGGTATCTCCATTTTTCCTTTCCTACCCTGATTCTCTGGAGTATGGACTTACAACAAAACAGAGCATTTtaaactatggactgaggactttccaatcttttggaagttaccagggAGACTTTACAAACTAGCAGTCTATTCCATTCACTGCTACAAACATAATAAAAGGACTTTGCAactatttgtatgtatatgatctattaaccatttttaactctcttctttttttcttttattaataaaccctTAGATTTTATTTACTAAAGCATTGGCAGCAACATGATTATTGTGacagatctgagttatatattgacctggctatgtggctgaCCTCTTGGGATTAGAGGACTCTATATGTGATTAAATTGATTTTCAGTAACCATTCATCATAGAGGCCAGTGTCTGGGTGGTAAGACAatggctggaatgcctaaggagactgcatctTTGACTTCCTGTTAACAAacgtggtgagacagaagtttacttttgttactggcgtGGTATAAgaatagaataaccaccagtttggggttagtctaccctatttctcagcagtttgtcctgaacctggtattctcagctgtgacccactgaagCATGCTGACAACTGTCTCATCTGACCTTCTCAttaacaaactagagaaatatagcttacacaaacctactataaggtgggcgcACAACTGActggaaaactgtactcagagagtagttatcagtggttcataatCAAGCTGGAAGGAAATATTGTGTTGGGTCcggcagggatctgtcctggatcTGGTTCTAGTCAATTTTTTCagaaatgatttggataatggcacagagagtatacttataaagtttgtggatgacaccaagctgggaggggctcgAGGACTGGAataagaaatggtctgaaataaataagatgaaattcaataaggacaaatgcaaagtattgctGTTAGGAAAGAATACTCAGTTGCACAAATACCAAACGGGAAATGACTGGctaaagagtactgcagaaaacgATCTGGGGGCTACAgcggatcacaaactaaatgagagtcaaaaatgtaatactgttgaaaataaagcaaacatcattctgtgatgtatagcaggagtgctgtaagaaACACATTAGAAGTaatttttccccctctgctcAACAGATAAGTCCTCAACAGGAGTAGCGTGTCTGGTTCTGAGCAcgctttgggaaagatgtggacaaactggaaaaagtccagagaataataccaaaaatgattaaaggtgtagAAACCACGACCTACAAGGCAAGATTGAAAAAGCTGGGTTTGTTTAATccggggaagagaagactgaggagggcaCATAAGAAGTCTCAAATAGGTAAAAGAATGGTATAAAGAGaaaggtgataaattgttcttctaaTCCATtaagggcaggacaagaagtatgggtttaaattgcaacaCAGAAGATTTAAATGAGACATTacgaaaaatttcctaactgtaagggcaGGTAAGCACCGAACAAATTACGTAAGGagcttgtggaatctctatcattggaggttttaaagaacaaagTTAGACAAACAACTATAAGGgatagtctagatcagtggttcccaaacttgttccaccacttgtgcagggaaagcccctcgcGGGCCGCACCGGTTTatctgccgcatccgcaggtttggccgatcgttgctccaggccaatgggagctgctggaagcagcggccagtatgtccctcggctcgcgctgcttccagcagctcccattggcctggagcagcaaaccgcagccactgggagccgcgatcggccaaacctgcggacgcggcaggtaaacaaaccaacgcggcctgccaggggctttccctgcatgagcggtggaacaagtttgggaaccactggtctagataatacttaatcctgcctcaatgcagggattggactagatggattCTATGATATAAGCCAGTTTTCTTCAGtcaattgtttatttttatgataTTCTTACCAACTCTTGGGTACGATGTATTGTGAACACCTTGAAGACTGGGACAGTCTTCTTTTAAGCAGGTCGTCTTGTAGCCTCCTTCTTCAATCTTGGTTGCACTGCCACATGTTGGGCAGAATTGGTATCGGTTATGCCATGCTAGAAGAGATCTAGCCTGGGCTACTACTCCTTTAAAAGAATGCACCAAAATGATAGAATCACATAAAATCAATTTACAAGTCTtctaatcttttaaaatatatagcacAACAAGAAAATTCTCGTAATTCAACAGGAAAATCAAACTAAAACCACCGTATAAAATGTCCTCTTGATAATCTCATATTGTTCAAATTCCCTTATCTATTTTCCCTAACTATGTTAATCTAAGAGCTGCATTGTCCTGAActctgtgcagtcatttacactagtgcaggACATAACAATTTCAGGGTAACTGTATTCCCTCTCCCATGGTCTCTAGATGGGACCCATTATAGGTTTCAGCGCCTAGCAAGCACCTCTTCCGGGGGGAGTCCcgtgtctctctccttcctgaccagGAGTTTTAAGACTGCACAGCAACCTGCCTTACACTGCAATATCCcaagcaagccagtctgcctaaaggccaTTGCCTGTGCTTTGCTGTCTCTCCAAGTGCTATAAACAGTGTATTTATAGCTAGCAGCTACAAATTATAACAGatttttctaagcaagcacatttattcttaaggtaaaagcattacagagaaaacaaagaaaacattaaacataCTAGGGAGTCACcaatcagtcttatggggccctagCAGGCCAGACTTTCTAATCCTTCTGAAAGGGTTGGGGCCCATCTTGGATAGAAGGTCCTGCCTGTTTGCTGGTTCAGAAAGATGGTCCTGAGTTAATTTAAACTCAGTCTTTTTATATTAAAAgctctttctttgtctgttggtttcTGGAAAACCCAGTCTAAACCAGTATATGAAAGCCTTCCCAGGGGGCAGTACTTCTCTGGGGGGTATTTATCATtaagtgattcaccttaatcacccccTATTGTTTTTAGTTCCTGGTGGAGCAGTAGGGAACCATCCCCACTTAGAGGTAAATAAAATCCCTGGGCCAGTGTTATAAAAACCACTCATACACTTAACACAACATGTTCCCCACAGATATTGCATACAGTTACAATATTATTGCCTAGTTTTGCAGACATTAGTATCTTTCAACTGTGTGTGCAAATTTTTATAAAACCAGTTGTAGCTAGTGAAAAAATCAGGTCATAGACTTTTAATTAAAACCCCTGTAAACAATGGAATTTGCCTGTACTAGTtggctctctttttttaattcaatCGTTCTATAAAAAACATTGTACCTTTTATGTGAGGATCTCAAGACATACTTCAAACAATTAAACAACAAAACTCTATGTGGAAGATACATATTATTACAGCTTATTATGGGCATCACGGAGGCACACAAATTGGGTAAGGATTTGCTGAAGATCATGCAACTAATCAGAAGGAGAAGGGAAAATAGGAGCCAATACAGGAGCCCTtccatggccctgctcccacttCCCATCCACTCTTTTCTGATTAGACAATTGCTAAAAGTTACATTTTGGACACCTTACCAGCTTCATTTTCAGGCAACTGCAGCAGTGCAGGCATGGGAGGATGAAGAAAATAACAGTCTTCATGCTTCTGTTTAAACTGTTCAGCAAAGGTAGCATTTATGCTTAGGGCAAACCAAGCAACCAGTCCATCTTCTTCATCTTCCTTCAGAACTCCTCCACTCAGAGTAGCCAACTGAAGTTCTACTCCAAGAAAAATCAAGGTGACTTCTTCAGTCTGGCTCATGTATTCCTTTACATCCTTGTGGCACAGCCTGCAAAGCCTGACTTCAGGCTGCTGGGAACCATCTTCCCCTCCACCCAAAGTGACCAATGGGTTTAAATTTGAGAAAAGGATGTATACGGTGGCTggatggttttgttttgtgtttaaccATTTAGAATCTGTTCTTTTATCACTCCTTCTATCCAGAAGTGTCCTGCTAAAATAATTTTCATACTCTATTGCATCATTTGGCAGGAAAAAAGGCTTCTGTCCACCCTTAACATTTGCTAGTAAATTAGCTATATGCTTATACCCCCAAAATTTAGCAATGTCTAGTGCAGTCTGGCTTGATTTATTGACAATGGACCTGTCACACctataaacagaaaagaaaaatgatggtTACCATAGTGACTGTGATTCTGTAAGAGTCTTGCTGGAGCATATTCTCACGGTGAGATACATCCACACTGCCATAGAGCTTTGGAGGCCTTTAGAAAAGTAGTGGCAATTGGGGCCATGTATGTACTCTTTCACAGCACTGAACATTTAGAAATGTGATCATAAAATGACCAAATGGTCCCAATACCTTCATTCTCTCCTGCTAAATCCAACTTTTGGAGTCTttgattccagggccagaagggaccattatgatcatttagtctgactttctgtaacagccgtgttagtctgtattcgcaaaaagaaaaggagtacttgtggcatcttagagactaaccagagACTAAGACAGAGAACTtcttcaaaataattcctatagcataccttttagaaaaacatccaaatattatttttaaattgccaggatggagaatccaccatgatccatggtaaattgttccaatagctaattaccctcattgttaaaaatgtacaatgtttGAGTTTTGAGTTTGTCTAGCCACTGGATcgtgttataactttctctggtAGACTGAAaagctcattatcaaatatttattccgCATGTAGGCACTCAGtcagtaatcaagtcaccttgTCACTTTCTCTTTGTGAATCTAAGCAGATTGAGCTGCCTGAGTCTATGAAGACAggtttttctaatcctttaatcactcttgtggctcttctctgaaccctctctaatttatcaacaacCTTCTTGAACTGGACACAGATTTCCAGCAGCGATCACATCTATGcccaatacagaggtaaaataacttctctactcctactcgtgTCACAGGACagtaggacactaaaaaaattcaaaaataccGAATTAACTTTAATGCAATACAACACCAGAAATTAAGGAAGTCTTGGATCAAAACCCAGAAATTGCTCCATGCCTAGAGAGAACAGATTCCTCTGCAGAAGGGAAAGAACTAAGGCAGGTGGACCACATTGCCCTTTTTTTGCTTTGGCTCCGAATGTTCAGTGCTGCAAGAGGGAGCTCATGCAGCTGTAGTGGGCAAAGCATATAATCTGTTTCAGACTAGGAGGAAAAGATTACAAGCATAAATAATATGAAACCATTCCATCTTCCCATACAATTtgacttgtgaattttccttttcCGATTAGAATTACTTGTTCATTGACATGCAACACCAGTTTTCTCAACTGGGAGCTAAGCACATGCCCTACGAATCATCTTGAATAGGGAAAATCTGACCCTCACTTTGTAAAATGCttgaagtttaaaatattttcttataaaacaattttaaaatcacgGAGCAACAGCATGCTGTGAATTCTTATATTGAAAATAGCAGTCTTGGTAAACAGAAGGTTCTGAAATTGAGAACTCAAGAAGTCAGGAAAAGAAtgcatttgtttttgtaaatacaAAGCCCGGTGGATTATGGACAACAGCATCAccataaattacaaaaaaaatagttttcagagtaacagccgtgttagtctgtattcgcaaaaagaaaaggagtacttgtggcaccttagagactaaccaatttatttgagcataagcttatgctcaaataaattggttagtctctaaggtgccacaagtactccttttcttttttaaaaaaatagtagatATTGAGTCAGATTCACCTGTATGTTCCTACTGCTTTGTGTTTCTCCATGAGCTATTTTCTGTTGGTACTGATGCTTGCTTATAACAATTAGTGGAAAATTTATAGTAAAGATTGgattgggaaatatttttttaaacaaatgtaaaagaaaatgaTTTCATCTTGTAATTCTACTTTCTTGAAGCTTCCACCTTTCAGGAATCTCAGTTCTGAGTTTTAGCTCCTTACCAAGAGACTGACAAAACTTCCCTAACTCTTAA is part of the Eretmochelys imbricata isolate rEreImb1 chromosome 5, rEreImb1.hap1, whole genome shotgun sequence genome and harbors:
- the NUDT12 gene encoding NAD-capped RNA hydrolase NUDT12 isoform X2, producing MTTTGRNPMQQMISQLHSFAATGDKIRLTALCTHSPSLINEAAENGWTALMYAARNGHFEIVQILLEKGCDRSIVNKSSQTALDIAKFWGYKHIANLLANVKGGQKPFFLPNDAIEYENYFSRTLLDRRSDKRTDSKWLNTKQNHPATVYILFSNLNPLVTLGGGEDGSQQPEVRLCRLCHKDVKEYMSQTEEVTLIFLGVELQLATLSGGVLKEDEEDGLVAWFALSINATFAEQFKQKHEDCYFLHPPMPALLQLPENEAGVVAQARSLLAWHNRYQFCPTCGSATKIEEGGYKTTCLKEDCPSLQGVHNTSYPRVDPAVIMQVVHPDGNQCLLGRQKRFPPGMFTCLAGFVEPGETIEDAVRREVEEESGVKIGHVQYVSCQPWPMPSSLMIGCLAVAVSTEIRVDKNEIEDARWFTREQVVDVLIKGNQRSFFVPPRQAIAYQLIKHWIGMNAHL
- the NUDT12 gene encoding NAD-capped RNA hydrolase NUDT12 isoform X3, which encodes MTTTGRNPMQQMISQLHSFAATGDKIRLTALCTHSPSLINEAAENGWTALMYAARNGHFEIVQILLEKGCDRSIVNKSSQTALDIAKFWGYKHIANLLANVKGGQKPFFLPNDAIEYENYFSRTLLDRRSDKRTDSKWLNTKQNHPATVYILFSNLNPLVTLGGGEDGSQQPEVRLCRLCHKDVKEYMSQTEEVTLIFLGVELQLATLSGGVLKEDEEDGLVAWFALSINATFAEQFKQKHEDCYFLHPPMPALLQLPENEAGVVAQARSLLAWHNRYQFCPTCGSATKIEEGGYKTTCLKEDCPSLQGVHNTSYPRVDPAVIMQVVHPDGNQCLLGRQKRFPPGMFTCLAGFVEPVRCKGGSLKRGRMCQRETIEDAVRREVEEESGVKIGHVQYVSCQPWPMPSSLMIGCLAVAVSTEIRVDKNEIEDARWFTREQIPALFLLQNSSLSEGKRS
- the NUDT12 gene encoding NAD-capped RNA hydrolase NUDT12 isoform X4 → MTTTGRNPMQQMISQLHSFAATGDKIRLTALCTHSPSLINEAAENGWTALMYAARNGHFEIVQILLEKGCDRSIVNKSSQTALDIAKFWGYKHIANLLANVKGGQKPFFLPNDAIEYENYFSRTLLDRRSDKRTDSKWLNTKQNHPATVYILFSNLNPLVTLGGGEDGSQQPEVRLCRLCHKDVKEYMSQTEEVTLIFLGVELQLATLSGGVLKEDEEDGLVAWFALSINATFAEQFKQKHEDCYFLHPPMPALLQLPENEAGVVAQARSLLAWHNRYQFCPTCGSATKIEEGGYKTTCLKEDCPSLQGVHNTSYPRVDPAVIMQVVHPDGNQCLLGRQKRFPPGMFTCLAGFVEPVRCKGGSLKRGRMCQSG
- the NUDT12 gene encoding NAD-capped RNA hydrolase NUDT12 isoform X1, whose product is MTTTGRNPMQQMISQLHSFAATGDKIRLTALCTHSPSLINEAAENGWTALMYAARNGHFEIVQILLEKGCDRSIVNKSSQTALDIAKFWGYKHIANLLANVKGGQKPFFLPNDAIEYENYFSRTLLDRRSDKRTDSKWLNTKQNHPATVYILFSNLNPLVTLGGGEDGSQQPEVRLCRLCHKDVKEYMSQTEEVTLIFLGVELQLATLSGGVLKEDEEDGLVAWFALSINATFAEQFKQKHEDCYFLHPPMPALLQLPENEAGVVAQARSLLAWHNRYQFCPTCGSATKIEEGGYKTTCLKEDCPSLQGVHNTSYPRVDPAVIMQVVHPDGNQCLLGRQKRFPPGMFTCLAGFVEPVRCKGGSLKRGRMCQRETIEDAVRREVEEESGVKIGHVQYVSCQPWPMPSSLMIGCLAVAVSTEIRVDKNEIEDARWFTREQVVDVLIKGNQRSFFVPPRQAIAYQLIKHWIGMNAHL